The uncultured Fibrobacter sp. genome includes the window GACATCATCGAAACAGTAAACGACGAAAACATCGTCTACGGCACGAACCACTGGGCTTACGAAGGAAACCATGTCGAATATGGCAACAAAACCAAAGACTATTACGGAACAAGCCTAACGCTCGATATCACTCAGTTCCACACCTACAAACTCATCTGGAACGAGAAGAAGATCGCCATGTACGTAGACGATTTCAAGTACCACGAAATGAGCATCGAACTAGACGCCAACGGAAAAAGCGCCGGCGGAACCGACGCTTTCCATAAGCCTTTCTTCTTTATCTTGAACGTTGCCGTTGCAGGCAACTGGCCAGGCTTCGAAGTAGACGACTCGCAATTTCCGAACGAGATGCTAGTCGACTACATCCGAGTCTACCGGTAATCAGTAGAATTCTACTTCACTTCCACTTCGACTTCGTCGTCATTCAGCACGCGAAGTTCAATGCGACGGTTCTTGATGCGGCCCGCCTCGGTGCTGTTGTCTGCCTTGGGCTGAGAAGAGCCATAGCCACTTGCCGAAAGACGTCCCCTGTCGATTCCCTTGGAAGTCATGTAGAGGAACACGGCGTATGCACGCTGTTCCGAAAGGGTCTGGTTCATGTTTTCGTCACCCTCGGAACTGGTATGCCCCTGGATTTCGATTCTTGCCTTGGGGTTACGCTTGATTCCCGCCACCGCGGCATCCAGGATTTCCATCGATTCCGGTTCCAGCTCAGCGCTCCCGGCCTTGAAATTCACGCCCTTCAGTTCCACGCGGGTATCATCGAAGGCGACCGTTATGCCACCCGTACTCGCCGTGGGCGAAACATAGGGCGTATTGCCACATTCGAACAGTCCCGTAATGCTTTCGCAAAAAATGGTGTACGTCTCTTCGCGGGGAATATGGAAGGTCACTTCGCCTTCTTCGTCGGTTACAACGGACACCTTGTTCTTCGGATTTTTCTGTCCAATGAAGACGAGTCTTTTCTTTGCCTGGGGAACATCGTCAAAATTGGTATAGGTCACGGTCAACACGGCATGAGTCTTGTTCGGCAGAAGATCGCGCGCCATAACGGGCATCGAAAGCAAAAAGAACGCCGCAAGCAGCACCACAATATTTTTCATAGAATAAATCAACCTTCAAAAAAGGGAAATGTTCAAAAACGCGGCTAAAAATAGAAAAACGTTCGATAAAACGTCCTTGCAAAAAGCATTCAAAATTCTAAATTTTGCGCGAAAATTGCATCACTCCAAGGAGTTATCATGAAATTCAAGAAATTCGCGGCGATGACACTCATCGCAGGACTTGCCACGACGGCCTTCGCAGCCGATGTCACCGACAACATGACCCTCAAGGGCAACGTGCAGACCCAGGTCACCAAGTCCATCGCGGACGATGACAACAACTTCAGCAGCGGCTGGATCCGCGCCAACATCGGCGGACAGTACAAGAGCGAAAACCTGGACGGAACCATCATGCTCCGCATCTTCGCTCCCGAATTCGGCAACAAGATTAAGGACGGCGACGGCAAAACAAGCAGCTACGACAAGATTCTCGCGGATCTCTATTGGGTGAACTACAAGTGGAACGTCAGCGAAAACGACCTCGTGAACCTGAAAATCGGTCGCTGGAAAACCGACTGGTCGCAATCCACCAACTTCGGTACCTACGTAGACAAGGACCTCACCAAGCGCGGCCTCTGGATGCGCGACTATAGCCACAACGCACTGGAACTCGGCTGGAAGCACGGCCTGAACCAGCTGAACGCCATGGTCGCCGCCAAGAACGGCACCGCAAACCAAGGCTACATCCGCGTCGAAGACGACATGAAGTTCACGTTCCCCCTGGAAGTCAAGGTCGCCTACCGTTCCAACCTGGTTGACGTGGTACAGAACACCGCCTACGTGACCCACCGCATGGCCGCCTACGCAAGCTACGACCTGCTTTCTTTCCTGCGCGCCTACGGTGAATACGCCTGCATCTACACGCAAGACGACGATATCAATACACAGGCCGACAACTACGTCGCTCCCGAATCCAAGTATTTCCAGCCGGGCATTTACTACCAGCCGTTCTACCTGGGCCTTGATCTTGCCCCCAAGAGCGGAATCGCCAACACCCTCATGAGCCACCTCATGGTGGAATGGGAATACATCAACAAGCGCGACAACCTCTACGCCGCCACGGAACACACCTATGACGATTGGGCATGGACCGTTGCCTGGGTGAAAAGCATCGGCAAGTCCAAGCTCCAGTTCAGCGTCTATAGCGAAAACGAAATGAGCGACGTGGGTCTCGCCTTCCGCCTGACGAGCACCATCAAGTAAGTTTCAGGAATTATTCCAGGACATTTAAAACGGCTCCCCATTGGGGAGCCGTTTTCATATCCAGCGGACATAAAAAAGCCCAACCGAAATCTACGGCTGGGCCTTCATGAATTTCTACAGGACACCCTTGCTGCTGGGGATTCCCTTCACGTTACGGCTCGGAGAAACGGCCATCGCAACGGCACGGGCAAAGGCCTTGAAAATCGATTCGAGGCAGTGATGGTTGTCGTTACCGTAAAAGAGTTCCACGTGCAGGTTCATACGGGCATTTTCACAGAGGCTCTTGAAGAAGTGTTCGAACATCGAAGCCTCGATGCCACCCGCCATCGCAGCCGGGAGTTTCACGTTCCAGACAAAACCGATACGGTTGCTGAAGTCGATGCACACGCGGCTCAAGGCCTCGTCCATCGGAACAAAGTAGAAGCCGTAGCGTTCGATTCCTTTCTTGTCGCCAAGGCATTCCACCAGAGCCTGGCCGAGCACAATCGCAATGTCTTCCATGCTGTGGTGCATATCCACGTGGACATCGCCCTTGCAGGTCAAATCCAGGTGAATTCCGCCATGGACCTGGAACAGGTTCAGCATGTGGTCCAGAAAACCGTTACCGGAGCTGATTTGACCCGGAGTGGAATCGTCCAGGTTCAAGGACAGGGAAATATCGGTTTCTGAAGTTTTTCGGGTAATCGTCGTGCTACGCATAATAAATCCTTACTTTACAATCATTCCACCGAACACGCGGAAACGGGTGACGCGGCCAGACTTCATTTCGGGAAGCGGAGTTTCCTCGCCGTTCAGCAGCATCTTCGCAATCGCCTTCGGGTCGCCAATCGTCACGCACAAGGTGTCGTTCGTATTGTAGACCATTTTCACGCCGGCACGGGAGATATTCGCTTCTTTCAAGAAAGAACTGGAATCTTCACGGCGCTTGAGTCCTACCCACGAAAGGGCTTCGCCCGAACCCACCAGCACAAAGTTCGTCTTGTTCGTTTTCGGGGCTTCGGCTTTTTCAGCATTCTTCTTGGAATCCGAAGAAATGAAAATCGTCGCAGAAGCGGGCAGGTCGGATTTTTTGACCGCAGAATCGACTTCCGCCTGGCTCATCACGGTAGTCTTCAAAGAGAACTGATCCGCCGAAGAGTCCTTTGCCGTAGAATCTGCCACAAGGGAATCGACCGGAACAGCCTCGGCTCCGTCGGGAATTTCCTGAGTCATCGTATCTTCGACTACCGCGGGCACCTTTTCTTCGGGCTGCTGTTCAGCCGTCTGCTTGAGGGCGAGCGATTCCAAGTCCAGGAAGTGGGAAACAACAAGGAACGCCAGTATAAGAACGACGATTACGACAGGAACCGCCATGCTCTTTTTCTTGGTTTCGCCTTCTTTCAGCGGAGCAATCTTTTGTTCGCCCGAAACATTCTCATAGTCATTTTCAACCGGAGCGCCAATCTCAGAACCAAAGGCCTTGAGAACCTGATCCGCGTTCAAGTTGAGCTTGTTGCTGATGGAACGCAAATATCCGCGCACGTAGGCAGCCACCGGGAAAGCCTTCCACTGACCCGCCTCGATAGACCTGATATAGGACACGGCAACCTTGGTCGCATCCGAAAGTTCCTCAACAGTCATTCCGCGAGATTCGCGGACCCTTGCAATAAATTCGCCCAACTTTTCATCGGGACGTTTTTCTTCTGCCGGAATCGACATTATACCTCTACCTTCAAATCACTCAGCATCTGGAGCATACGCGCAACGGGCAGCCCCACAACGTTGTAATAGCACCCCCGAATCTCCTTGATAAGCCTCGCCCCTGCGGTCTGAATTCCGTAGGCGCCAGCCTTGTCCATCGGGTCCCTAGAATTTACATAATTTTCGAGTTCCTGTAAGGAGCAATTTCTAAAAATGACCTCCGTTTCCTCGCATCCGACCGAAAGCACCTTGCCACCGTGGGCGACCGCCACCCCGGTCATTACTTTGTGCGACCGGCCGTTCAGCTCCTGAAGCATTTCTAAGGCTTCCGCTTCATCGTGCGGCTTTCCCAGGGGGCGGTTATCCAGGAACACAAGCGTATCGAAACCCAGAACAATTTCGGACGGGCGCTTCCGCGAAACCGAGAGCGCCTTGATCGAGGCGATTTCCTTCGGGAAATCCAGCGGGTTCGTCGAAGCAGGCTTTTCTTCTTCGTTCGAGACAACCACTTCAAAATCCACGCCGATCAGTTGCAGAATCTCTCTGCGCCGAGGCGAACCACTCGCTAAAATCACTTTCGTTTTTCCCATCATAGCATCCTTTTTTACTCAGAGGGAGCTTTCTGCGACCGCCCTCACTGCTCAAAGCACCACAGGTGCGCCCTCATCGCTAATTCGTTTCCGTGCTACCCGCGTTCAGCTTGATGTCCGGCAGATCCCTCACGTAAATCGAGAAACTCCAGCCCGCGGCAGGTCCCGTCGGGGTCCAGCTAAAGTCAAGTTGCCAGCAATGCAACACTCGGTTGAACGTAAAGCTATGCGTCACGAAACGGCCTTCGTTATAGTTGTAGCGCGTACTGTAAGTCATTTCCCAGTTGCGCGTCGGTTGCAGGCTCGCGCTGATTCCCGTAGAATGCGACACCTGATCCTGGAACAAGTCCTTCGCTACACGCGTACTGCTAAAACTGTAGCTGTAGTCGAAGCCAAAAGTCCACTTGAGCATTTCGTACTTGCCCATCTGCGAAGGGAGGCCCCCATTGAATTCGCCGCTCCAGCTAAAGCGCTTCGAAAAATCGTAACCCCAGTAAGTGAGTTCCGGCACCTGCACCTTGTTCGGGTCATCGCTGAACTTGTGGTAAACGCTATGCCGCGTATAGATAGTGAACAAGTAGTCCGGCAAGATCTGGAAACCGAACGAAGACGTAATGTCCGAGAACTGCAACGAGTCCGCCGCAAAGTTATACGAAACATTATGACGCGTCGTCAGGAGGCGGCGTGTACCGTACTGATCCTCGACCGCCTTCGCCGTATCGCCCTTGGTGGTATCGGCAGCATGGCCCACCACCTTGAGGTACTTGATATCGAAGTCGTTGTTCAGTCCGAAGCCGACCGTTTTCTGCTCTATCTGATAAGGAGTCTGCCCCAGGAGAGGGTGCGGAGCAAACTTTTTCACCGTATCGATTTCGGGCGCATACGTATAGGACACGCTCGGCGAAAGCACATGCCTTGCACCCGTGAAGCGTCCAATTTCAGGCACCCAAATGCCGTAAAGCTTGGTGTCCGCCGTAATGCTGTAATTGTGGTTATAGGCGACCTGACCGTATTCGTCATGTTCAGGGTCCAGGCTCATGTAACGCCTACGGTACTTGAGGGAATCCTCGGGATTGATCCAGCCCGTTCCCGTCCAGTAACCCGTGAAGGTCGCACGCGGCGTGAGGTTGATGACATCGAAAATCGATCCCGAATAATCTACGGAATAGGTACCCGTGTAACCCACGTATTCCGCCGTCGTATCTTTCACGTTCACCGTATCGCGGGCACGACGCGTGTAATAGTTGAAACGGTTATTGAAGCTATAGTTGAACTTTTCCATGTAGCTGATAAACGAACCGTCTTCGTAAGCTTCTTCGTCCTCGTCGTACTCGAACGTAAAAAGCTGTCCGCTCATACGGTACTGGATATCGGGAATTTCGCGTTCCATCATGTCGGTCACCAGGTTGTGGCTCTGGCGCGCCTTCACGGTCAAGCTCTTGTTGGTACCGAACTTGCCCGAATAAGTGAGCTGGGCATTCGCCTGCTGGTTCAAGATGGTTTCGGCATCGAGGGCCTTGTCCTTACGAATGCTCTGGCTAGAAACAAACGAACCCGAGCCGCTCAACGTCTGCTTTCCGTCGGGAGTCAAGTTCTGGTTATGCGCAAAGCGGATATCGTAGCCACTGTTCGCCATGTCAAACTCTTCGAGGTACGCCGTATAGGAAAGGTTTCCGTCGAGCACGTAACGTTTCTTGTAGCGGACTTCGCCCGTGAGAGTCGAACGTTCAAAACGGGCCTCGTCACCTTCGATAATGTCGCCCTTGACCGTTGCATCCCAGTAATCATTCGGTGCGTAGTAGAAGCCGATATTGCTCATGTAGTAGCCCTGCTTCTGGTCACCGCCGAACTTGGGAGTCAAAAGACCCGACTTACGTCCGCTCTTCAGGGGAGCAACAATCATCGGAAGCACCGCCACCGGCACATCGGCAATATTCAGCACCACCGGGCGCGCGGTAATGGTCTCCTTGGGCTTCACCACCATGCGGCGTCCGTAAAAGTAGAAGTGCTGGTGCGTCGAGTCGTTACAGGTACTAAAGTCACCGCGCGCAATCTGAATTCGCTGATCCGGGAGTCTACGAACCTCCATACCATTCAACTGCTGGTTGTCCTGATACGTGGTCGCATAATAGATTTCGCCGATCCGGCTTTTCATGTTGTATTTGAGCCGCATTCCCGAAAGCGACGGATTCTTGGACTCACGCAAAATCGGATCGCCACTTGCAGCCAGG containing:
- a CDS encoding nucleoside triphosphate pyrophosphatase gives rise to the protein MMGKTKVILASGSPRRREILQLIGVDFEVVVSNEEEKPASTNPLDFPKEIASIKALSVSRKRPSEIVLGFDTLVFLDNRPLGKPHDEAEALEMLQELNGRSHKVMTGVAVAHGGKVLSVGCEETEVIFRNCSLQELENYVNSRDPMDKAGAYGIQTAGARLIKEIRGCYYNVVGLPVARMLQMLSDLKVEV
- a CDS encoding OmpA family protein, with translation MKNIVVLLAAFFLLSMPVMARDLLPNKTHAVLTVTYTNFDDVPQAKKRLVFIGQKNPKNKVSVVTDEEGEVTFHIPREETYTIFCESITGLFECGNTPYVSPTASTGGITVAFDDTRVELKGVNFKAGSAELEPESMEILDAAVAGIKRNPKARIEIQGHTSSEGDENMNQTLSEQRAYAVFLYMTSKGIDRGRLSASGYGSSQPKADNSTEAGRIKNRRIELRVLNDDEVEVEVK
- a CDS encoding helix-turn-helix domain-containing protein, giving the protein MSIPAEEKRPDEKLGEFIARVRESRGMTVEELSDATKVAVSYIRSIEAGQWKAFPVAAYVRGYLRSISNKLNLNADQVLKAFGSEIGAPVENDYENVSGEQKIAPLKEGETKKKSMAVPVVIVVLILAFLVVSHFLDLESLALKQTAEQQPEEKVPAVVEDTMTQEIPDGAEAVPVDSLVADSTAKDSSADQFSLKTTVMSQAEVDSAVKKSDLPASATIFISSDSKKNAEKAEAPKTNKTNFVLVGSGEALSWVGLKRREDSSSFLKEANISRAGVKMVYNTNDTLCVTIGDPKAIAKMLLNGEETPLPEMKSGRVTRFRVFGGMIVK
- a CDS encoding putative LPS assembly protein LptD, yielding MALWLVALAAPTAFGQEMTRFELEEREQVEEDTTEVDWMNDTTGVDTIEYRAVDLVYDVDKSTFNLNNSAQLKYRTATLDADTILFDQENSILAASGDPILRESKNPSLSGMRLKYNMKSRIGEIYYATTYQDNQQLNGMEVRRLPDQRIQIARGDFSTCNDSTHQHFYFYGRRMVVKPKETITARPVVLNIADVPVAVLPMIVAPLKSGRKSGLLTPKFGGDQKQGYYMSNIGFYYAPNDYWDATVKGDIIEGDEARFERSTLTGEVRYKKRYVLDGNLSYTAYLEEFDMANSGYDIRFAHNQNLTPDGKQTLSGSGSFVSSQSIRKDKALDAETILNQQANAQLTYSGKFGTNKSLTVKARQSHNLVTDMMEREIPDIQYRMSGQLFTFEYDEDEEAYEDGSFISYMEKFNYSFNNRFNYYTRRARDTVNVKDTTAEYVGYTGTYSVDYSGSIFDVINLTPRATFTGYWTGTGWINPEDSLKYRRRYMSLDPEHDEYGQVAYNHNYSITADTKLYGIWVPEIGRFTGARHVLSPSVSYTYAPEIDTVKKFAPHPLLGQTPYQIEQKTVGFGLNNDFDIKYLKVVGHAADTTKGDTAKAVEDQYGTRRLLTTRHNVSYNFAADSLQFSDITSSFGFQILPDYLFTIYTRHSVYHKFSDDPNKVQVPELTYWGYDFSKRFSWSGEFNGGLPSQMGKYEMLKWTFGFDYSYSFSSTRVAKDLFQDQVSHSTGISASLQPTRNWEMTYSTRYNYNEGRFVTHSFTFNRVLHCWQLDFSWTPTGPAAGWSFSIYVRDLPDIKLNAGSTETN
- the hisB gene encoding imidazoleglycerol-phosphate dehydratase HisB, with translation MRSTTITRKTSETDISLSLNLDDSTPGQISSGNGFLDHMLNLFQVHGGIHLDLTCKGDVHVDMHHSMEDIAIVLGQALVECLGDKKGIERYGFYFVPMDEALSRVCIDFSNRIGFVWNVKLPAAMAGGIEASMFEHFFKSLCENARMNLHVELFYGNDNHHCLESIFKAFARAVAMAVSPSRNVKGIPSSKGVL